One genomic window of Polyangium aurulentum includes the following:
- a CDS encoding C45 family autoproteolytic acyltransferase/hydolase produces the protein MSEKPLPSPTAAPEGQSPAPRPSRRRRWALRIALALVALPVFAHHGIDCATRITPPPIAPTPGEPAIAPDDPGLRVLGPAYARKRGGILEVRLAGNPEEIGHQHSRLLYPEMVANEGVLYEQFNRFVPVAPLRWLIMDLSRLQFRRVDQGMADDRRREIAAEARGFSPDPYADVLPTYHRFVFLHSLYDIALSFEHSPLIGCTSFSLGDGAFEDGHTVLARNFDFEAGSIFDTGKAVFLVREDGRIPYSSVAWPGLAGALSGMNAEGVAIVVHGARARQPKSAGEPVVHTMREVLGRARTTAEAIELLRPRDPMVSHMVMLADAHGDVAIVERAPGAPIHVRQGRGKVPLTNHLEGPLAADPANLRVEKVTSTHARRKRLDELLENLPPGASVERVVGVLRDRKGSGGAARPLGDRSTIDALIATHGVVMDTTAKVMWVSEGPHLLGRFLRFDIGRLLDPAYAPSKDEPIFAVPEDPLLRSTEYDAWLKAGSPHQGEQ, from the coding sequence TTGAGCGAGAAACCCTTGCCCTCCCCGACCGCGGCGCCCGAGGGGCAATCGCCCGCCCCTCGCCCCTCTCGCAGGCGTCGCTGGGCGCTGCGGATCGCGCTCGCCCTGGTCGCCCTGCCCGTCTTCGCGCACCACGGCATCGATTGCGCCACGCGCATCACCCCGCCCCCCATCGCCCCCACCCCCGGCGAGCCGGCGATCGCGCCCGACGACCCCGGGCTGCGCGTGCTCGGGCCCGCGTACGCCCGCAAGCGCGGCGGGATCCTCGAGGTCCGCCTCGCTGGCAACCCCGAGGAGATCGGCCACCAGCATTCGCGCCTGCTCTACCCCGAGATGGTCGCCAACGAGGGCGTGCTCTACGAGCAGTTCAATCGCTTCGTCCCGGTGGCGCCCCTGCGCTGGCTCATCATGGATCTATCGCGCCTGCAATTCAGGCGCGTCGATCAGGGCATGGCCGACGATCGCCGCCGCGAGATCGCCGCCGAGGCGCGCGGCTTCTCGCCCGACCCCTACGCCGACGTCCTGCCCACCTATCACCGCTTCGTCTTTCTGCACTCGCTCTACGACATCGCGCTCTCCTTCGAGCACTCGCCGCTCATCGGCTGCACGAGCTTCTCGCTCGGCGATGGCGCATTCGAGGACGGCCACACGGTCCTCGCGCGCAACTTCGACTTCGAGGCGGGCAGCATCTTCGACACCGGCAAGGCCGTCTTCCTCGTGCGCGAGGACGGCCGCATCCCTTATTCGTCCGTCGCGTGGCCGGGGCTCGCGGGCGCGCTATCGGGAATGAACGCCGAGGGCGTGGCGATCGTCGTGCACGGCGCGCGCGCAAGACAGCCGAAATCCGCGGGCGAGCCCGTCGTCCACACGATGCGCGAGGTGCTCGGCAGGGCCCGCACCACCGCGGAGGCGATCGAGCTGCTCCGCCCCCGAGACCCCATGGTCTCGCACATGGTCATGCTCGCGGACGCGCACGGGGACGTGGCGATCGTCGAGCGCGCGCCGGGCGCCCCGATCCACGTCCGTCAGGGGCGGGGCAAGGTGCCGCTCACCAACCACCTCGAGGGCCCGCTCGCCGCCGATCCGGCCAACCTGCGCGTGGAGAAGGTCACCTCCACCCACGCCCGCAGAAAGCGCCTCGACGAGCTGCTCGAGAATCTTCCGCCCGGTGCCTCCGTCGAACGCGTGGTGGGCGTCTTGCGCGACAGGAAGGGCTCCGGCGGCGCGGCGCGCCCCCTCGGCGATCGCAGCACGATCGACGCCCTCATCGCGACGCACGGCGTGGTGATGGACACGACGGCGAAGGTCATGTGGGTGAGCGAGGGGCCGCATCTGCTCGGCCGGTTCCTGCGCTTCGACATCGGCCGGCTGCTCGATCCCGCCTACGCGCCGTCGAAAGACGAGCCGATCTTCGCGGTGCCGGAGGATCCCTTGCTCCGGTCGACCGAGTACGACGCGTGGTTGAAGGCGGGCTCGCCGCACCAGGGAGAGCAGTGA
- a CDS encoding PilZ domain-containing protein, which translates to MERRIGPRVMVDYPLTAIVDGHRHQCRAVDLSVSGLVFQRSKTLMSRELSQVTAFELDLGAGRPIRLRGRPVWSQEALQAIRFVAMNDADRLTIAEYLDRKAVLRDPMH; encoded by the coding sequence ATGGAGCGACGCATCGGGCCCCGGGTGATGGTGGACTATCCGCTGACCGCGATCGTGGACGGACACCGCCACCAATGCCGCGCGGTCGATCTGTCGGTGAGCGGCCTGGTCTTCCAGCGCTCGAAGACGCTGATGTCGCGCGAGCTCTCCCAGGTGACGGCCTTCGAGCTCGACCTCGGCGCCGGCCGGCCCATCCGCCTGCGCGGCCGCCCGGTGTGGAGCCAGGAGGCGTTGCAAGCGATCCGGTTCGTCGCAATGAACGACGCGGACAGGCTCACGATTGCGGAGTATCTGGACCGGAAGGCCGTGCTACGGGATCCGATGCATTGA
- a CDS encoding 5-formyltetrahydrofolate cyclo-ligase, protein MEDFDPEALKILSYRAKAALRKRARALRNTIPPEALAERSARIRARLEGLPVVAAARRIALFWPIVRKNEVDLRPLSESLRGRGVEVAYPAIDPATGVMTFRIPPDPEAMEERGLGFHEPSPEDPETRDLDVIVVPALQVDPRGNRIGYGAGHYDRTLPRFCPPARSVGVVFDFQVISEVPVTEGDVTIDMVVSDERVIEVEREG, encoded by the coding sequence ATGGAGGACTTCGACCCTGAGGCGCTGAAAATCCTGAGTTACCGGGCCAAAGCGGCGCTGCGGAAGCGAGCGCGGGCGTTGCGGAACACGATCCCGCCGGAGGCGCTGGCGGAGCGCTCGGCGCGCATCCGTGCGAGGCTCGAGGGGCTGCCGGTGGTCGCGGCGGCGCGGCGGATCGCGCTTTTCTGGCCGATCGTGCGCAAGAACGAGGTGGACCTGCGGCCTTTGTCGGAGTCGCTGCGCGGGCGTGGGGTGGAGGTGGCGTACCCGGCGATCGACCCGGCGACGGGGGTGATGACGTTCCGGATTCCGCCGGATCCGGAGGCGATGGAGGAGCGGGGTCTCGGGTTCCACGAGCCGTCGCCGGAGGATCCGGAGACGAGGGACCTCGACGTGATCGTGGTGCCTGCGCTGCAGGTGGACCCGCGCGGAAACCGGATCGGGTATGGGGCGGGTCATTACGACCGGACGCTGCCGCGCTTCTGCCCGCCCGCGAGGTCGGTCGGGGTGGTCTTCGATTTCCAGGTGATATCGGAGGTGCCGGTCACCGAGGGCGACGTGACCATCGATATGGTGGTGAGCGACGAGCGGGTGATCGAGGTGGAGCGCGAGGGGTGA
- a CDS encoding nucleotidyl transferase AbiEii/AbiGii toxin family protein has translation MDPLLEALAMVWQQSGAGDELRLIGGLAVRLHAGTLARATADIDIVVLTEPALKQTIRRLEEAGWTVGTSGGWWRAVRPGADRLLVDIASHPVVNPRTFDTVSLRGQPAQYTLGDVTVSVAGRDDLAALKLAAARDQDLVDLLVLARCGLSHDAVARTASEDDIERTISAGAHRARHALRTGTLREAYELSLAREPEEEDIVSLDRFLQALERSGL, from the coding sequence ATGGATCCCCTCCTCGAAGCCCTTGCCATGGTCTGGCAGCAGAGTGGTGCTGGGGATGAGCTACGGCTGATCGGCGGTCTGGCGGTGCGCCTCCACGCCGGCACGCTTGCTCGTGCCACGGCCGACATCGACATCGTCGTGCTGACGGAGCCTGCCCTGAAGCAGACAATCAGGCGTCTCGAGGAGGCAGGCTGGACGGTCGGGACCTCGGGCGGATGGTGGCGCGCCGTCCGGCCCGGCGCGGATCGTCTTCTCGTCGATATTGCCTCTCACCCCGTCGTCAATCCTCGGACTTTCGACACCGTCAGCCTGCGCGGCCAGCCCGCGCAGTATACGCTTGGAGATGTGACGGTCTCCGTTGCGGGACGAGATGATCTTGCGGCTCTCAAGCTCGCGGCTGCACGCGACCAGGATCTCGTGGACCTGCTCGTGCTTGCCCGTTGCGGGTTGTCGCACGATGCCGTGGCGCGCACGGCGTCCGAAGACGATATCGAGCGCACGATCTCCGCGGGGGCTCATCGTGCCAGGCATGCGCTGCGGACAGGCACGCTGCGTGAGGCTTACGAGCTGAGCCTGGCGCGAGAGCCGGAAGAAGAGGATATCGTGTCGCTCGATCGATTCCTGCAAGCTCTGGAGAGGAGCGGCCTATGA
- the priA gene encoding replication restart helicase PriA, producing the protein MPLLCEVAVPVPLARAFSYEVPEALADKIRPGARVLCEFGRRKLVGVVLGVAEGEPAAGVRLKPVASLVDPEPVLPEELLAFLRELSSYYFAPIGEVLRLALPAMERDQVRALGAQGELSLGRVKQVGGKRIAYAKPTDALEAPGSLKGQAAAVLSLLRASGEAPVARLEEKFGNARAAVKKLASLGLVELEEREPPRDAFFAVPEPRDTPPELNEAQAAAVGRIEGALGEGKSAAFLLFGVTGSGKTEVYLRAIAACLASGRGALVMVPEIALTPQLVARFRARFGDDLAVMHSGLSEADRHAMWKRLRTGAVRVAIGARSAVFAPVPGLGLVIVDEEHDGSFKQEEGVRYHARDMALLRAHRTGAVVVLGSATPSLESVELVRRGKLAELRLPDRAHREATLPEVQIVDIRRIGPGPIGNKLVSLPLHRALEKTLAAGEQAILFLNRRGFAPSVVCEACGQVATCLACSVSLTWHRTRGGRLRCHYCDWEGPMPEACAACGWKGLELEGLGTERLEDAIAQAFPNARVARLDRDVADGAKAEAILARMRAGEIDVLVGTQMVTKGHDLGNVTLVGVVNADAALSLPDFRAAERGFQLLVQVAGRAGRRDRPGRVLIQTRTPEHPAIMFAAKHDVPAFLEYELHDRAEVGYPPFSRLGLLRVDAIDEEVARQAAGKLAAYARTCPEGASRAVDVLGPSAAPLARLRGRYRFRVLLRSKDRRALRGAVAAAARGIAELDRNVRVVIDIDPVAML; encoded by the coding sequence ATGCCGCTCCTGTGCGAGGTCGCCGTCCCCGTGCCGCTCGCGCGGGCCTTCTCGTACGAGGTGCCCGAGGCCCTCGCCGACAAGATCCGGCCGGGCGCGCGCGTGCTCTGCGAGTTCGGCCGCCGCAAGCTCGTCGGGGTCGTGCTCGGCGTCGCCGAGGGCGAGCCCGCCGCAGGGGTCCGCCTCAAGCCCGTCGCGTCGCTCGTCGACCCCGAGCCGGTCCTGCCCGAGGAGCTGCTCGCCTTTTTGCGCGAGCTGTCCTCGTATTACTTCGCCCCCATCGGCGAGGTCCTCCGCCTCGCGCTTCCCGCGATGGAGCGCGATCAGGTGCGCGCCCTCGGCGCCCAGGGCGAGCTGAGCCTCGGCCGCGTCAAGCAGGTGGGCGGCAAGCGCATCGCCTACGCGAAGCCGACGGACGCGCTCGAGGCCCCGGGATCGCTCAAGGGCCAGGCCGCGGCCGTCCTGTCGCTCCTGCGCGCGAGCGGCGAGGCGCCCGTGGCGCGGCTGGAAGAGAAGTTCGGCAACGCTCGCGCGGCCGTGAAGAAGCTCGCGTCGCTCGGCCTCGTGGAGCTCGAAGAGCGTGAGCCCCCGCGTGACGCATTCTTCGCCGTCCCCGAGCCGCGCGACACGCCCCCCGAGCTGAACGAGGCGCAGGCGGCGGCCGTGGGGCGCATCGAGGGCGCGCTCGGCGAGGGGAAATCCGCGGCGTTTCTGCTCTTCGGCGTGACGGGCTCGGGCAAGACGGAGGTGTACCTGCGCGCCATCGCGGCCTGCCTCGCGAGCGGTCGGGGCGCGCTCGTCATGGTCCCCGAGATCGCGCTCACGCCCCAGCTCGTCGCGCGCTTTCGGGCGCGGTTCGGCGACGATCTCGCCGTCATGCACAGCGGCCTGTCCGAGGCCGACCGGCATGCGATGTGGAAGCGGCTGCGCACGGGCGCGGTGCGTGTGGCGATCGGCGCGCGCTCGGCGGTGTTCGCGCCGGTGCCCGGGCTGGGCTTGGTGATCGTCGACGAGGAGCACGACGGCTCGTTCAAGCAGGAGGAGGGCGTCCGCTACCACGCGCGCGACATGGCCCTCCTGCGCGCGCATCGCACGGGGGCGGTGGTGGTGCTCGGCTCGGCCACGCCCTCGCTCGAATCGGTGGAGCTCGTGCGCCGGGGCAAGCTCGCCGAGCTTCGGCTCCCGGATCGAGCGCACCGCGAGGCGACGCTGCCCGAGGTGCAGATCGTCGACATCCGGCGCATCGGCCCGGGCCCCATCGGCAACAAGCTCGTCTCGCTCCCGCTGCACCGCGCGCTCGAAAAGACGCTCGCGGCGGGGGAGCAGGCCATTCTCTTCCTCAATCGACGCGGCTTCGCGCCGAGCGTCGTTTGCGAGGCGTGCGGTCAGGTGGCGACGTGCCTCGCGTGCTCGGTCTCGCTCACGTGGCACCGCACGCGCGGGGGCCGGCTGCGCTGCCATTATTGCGACTGGGAGGGCCCGATGCCCGAGGCGTGCGCGGCCTGCGGGTGGAAGGGCCTCGAGCTCGAGGGGCTCGGCACCGAGAGGCTCGAAGACGCGATTGCGCAGGCTTTCCCGAACGCGCGCGTCGCGCGGCTCGACCGCGACGTGGCCGACGGCGCAAAGGCCGAGGCGATCCTCGCGCGCATGCGCGCCGGCGAGATCGACGTGCTCGTGGGCACGCAGATGGTCACCAAAGGCCACGACCTCGGCAATGTCACGCTCGTGGGCGTGGTCAATGCGGACGCGGCGCTCTCGTTGCCCGACTTTCGCGCGGCCGAGCGAGGCTTTCAGCTCCTCGTGCAGGTGGCGGGGCGTGCGGGGCGGCGGGATCGGCCGGGGAGGGTGCTCATCCAGACGCGCACGCCCGAGCACCCGGCGATCATGTTCGCGGCCAAGCACGACGTGCCGGCGTTCCTCGAATACGAGCTTCACGACCGCGCCGAGGTCGGATACCCGCCATTCTCGCGCCTCGGCCTGCTCCGCGTGGACGCGATCGACGAGGAGGTCGCGCGTCAGGCCGCGGGCAAGCTCGCCGCGTACGCGCGCACCTGCCCGGAGGGAGCCTCGCGCGCCGTCGACGTGCTCGGCCCGTCGGCGGCACCGCTCGCGCGGCTGCGAGGGCGTTATCGGTTCCGGGTTCTTTTGCGCTCGAAGGATCGGCGCGCCTTGCGCGGGGCCGTGGCCGCGGCCGCGAGGGGCATTGCCGAGCTCGACAGGAACGTGCGCGTCGTGATCGACATCGATCCTGTCGCGATGCTGTAG
- a CDS encoding glycosyltransferase family 2 protein: MRSCAIIPAYQAARTVGEVARETRALWPEPDAVIVVDDGSTDDTAEKARAAGAIVLAHPNNRGKGAALRTAMSYALARGFDVAVTLDADAQHPPAEARRLLDVDPDPEAFVLGIRDLVGAGAPRANQMSNRISNFFLSLFCGRTLADTQCGLRRYPLAKTLAIGARDEGYAFEAEIILRAVAAGVRIVETPIDVYYPPAGERVTHFHSVRDPARIIARVLTTLATPAPRQTAKDAEQPAH, translated from the coding sequence ATGCGTTCCTGTGCGATCATCCCCGCTTATCAAGCCGCGCGCACCGTGGGCGAGGTCGCCCGCGAAACCCGCGCCCTCTGGCCCGAGCCCGACGCCGTCATCGTCGTCGACGACGGCTCCACCGACGACACCGCCGAAAAAGCTCGCGCCGCCGGCGCCATCGTCCTCGCCCACCCGAACAACCGCGGCAAAGGCGCTGCGCTGCGCACCGCCATGAGCTACGCCCTCGCCCGCGGCTTCGACGTCGCCGTCACCCTCGACGCCGACGCCCAGCACCCGCCCGCCGAGGCGCGCAGGCTCCTCGACGTCGACCCCGATCCCGAGGCCTTCGTCCTCGGCATTCGCGACCTCGTCGGCGCCGGCGCCCCCCGCGCCAACCAGATGTCGAACCGGATCTCGAATTTCTTCCTCTCCCTCTTCTGCGGCCGCACGCTCGCCGACACGCAATGCGGCCTTCGCCGCTATCCCCTCGCGAAGACCCTCGCGATCGGCGCCCGCGACGAGGGCTATGCCTTCGAGGCCGAGATCATCCTCCGCGCTGTCGCCGCGGGCGTGCGCATCGTCGAGACCCCCATCGACGTGTACTACCCGCCCGCCGGGGAGCGGGTGACGCATTTCCACAGCGTCCGCGACCCGGCCCGCATCATCGCCCGCGTCCTCACCACGCTCGCGACCCCGGCGCCTCGACAAACCGCCAAGGACGCGGAGCAGCCCGCGCATTGA
- a CDS encoding LolA family protein encodes MDRRGFLWSAAAFGCAVALPDAAMADEVSDVLAEITKARTGLKTLVGPFEQERTIGLLSTAVKSSGQMTMVRPDRLRWELSPPDAITYWVGPEGFAFATPRGAANVGKGGAGRFGAVLGDLMILLGGDLEKLRGRYDLSIPSRKDGVALRAIPRAEDVKKHVKRLEMRSGPELWTVQEVTIEEQSGDLSVIKFGKISRDVPVDAAKMRPPKG; translated from the coding sequence ATGGATCGACGAGGGTTTCTGTGGAGCGCCGCGGCTTTCGGATGCGCGGTCGCGCTGCCCGACGCGGCGATGGCGGACGAGGTCTCCGACGTCCTCGCCGAGATCACCAAAGCCCGCACGGGCCTGAAGACGCTGGTCGGGCCCTTCGAGCAGGAGAGGACGATCGGCCTCTTGTCGACGGCGGTGAAGAGCTCGGGCCAGATGACGATGGTGCGGCCCGACCGGCTGCGGTGGGAGCTCTCGCCGCCCGACGCGATCACGTACTGGGTGGGCCCCGAGGGATTCGCGTTCGCGACCCCGCGCGGGGCGGCGAACGTGGGCAAAGGCGGCGCGGGGCGCTTCGGCGCGGTGCTCGGCGATCTGATGATCCTGCTCGGCGGCGACCTCGAGAAGCTGCGCGGCCGCTACGACCTGTCGATCCCGAGCCGCAAAGACGGCGTCGCCCTGCGCGCAATCCCGCGCGCCGAGGACGTGAAGAAGCACGTCAAGCGCCTCGAGATGCGCTCCGGACCCGAGCTGTGGACGGTCCAGGAGGTCACGATCGAGGAGCAGAGCGGCGACCTGAGCGTGATCAAGTTCGGCAAGATCTCGCGCGACGTCCCCGTCGACGCCGCGAAGATGCGCCCGCCGAAGGGCTGA